A window of the Parafrankia discariae genome harbors these coding sequences:
- a CDS encoding glycosyltransferase family 2 protein, translating into MADEPFIDPALGLPLVGHRSLTDRTGPVSICIPAHNEAETIAEVIGEAHRAIEILGVDGEVIVAASACTDDTANIARVAGARVVEAGKGKGNAIKAALSAATGAIVATVDGDFRYFGPEPIAATLIRPIATGTVDATIADLYWRPLYPQMWLYGFFAPLAGRIFPEMLPKVGTTPWSGQRAAVRDLWPTELPDEFTVDMTLNLAWNDAAARVRPVPVDDWVNPQRPKPELLRQEFDAIVAHGVAKGRLSSESIELLNSWFTGTQHRMATYRPDGEDVAEFEQMLLREAINALLSWGGTA; encoded by the coding sequence TTGGCTGACGAGCCGTTCATCGATCCGGCCCTTGGCCTGCCCCTGGTCGGGCATCGCTCCCTCACCGACCGCACCGGGCCGGTGAGCATCTGCATTCCCGCCCACAACGAAGCCGAGACCATCGCCGAGGTCATCGGTGAAGCCCACCGCGCCATCGAAATCCTAGGGGTCGACGGTGAAGTCATCGTCGCGGCGAGTGCGTGCACCGACGATACCGCGAACATCGCCCGTGTGGCCGGTGCGCGCGTGGTCGAAGCCGGGAAAGGGAAAGGGAACGCGATCAAAGCAGCACTGTCCGCGGCCACCGGCGCAATCGTGGCGACCGTGGACGGCGACTTCCGGTACTTCGGGCCTGAGCCGATCGCGGCCACCCTCATCCGGCCGATTGCCACAGGGACGGTCGACGCAACCATAGCCGACCTTTATTGGCGCCCCCTCTACCCGCAGATGTGGCTTTACGGCTTCTTTGCACCCCTCGCCGGTCGCATCTTTCCTGAGATGCTCCCCAAGGTCGGAACCACCCCCTGGTCAGGCCAGCGTGCCGCCGTCCGCGACCTGTGGCCCACCGAGCTACCCGACGAATTCACCGTCGACATGACGTTGAACCTCGCGTGGAACGACGCCGCCGCCCGCGTTCGCCCCGTCCCGGTGGACGACTGGGTAAACCCGCAACGCCCGAAGCCGGAACTACTCCGCCAGGAGTTCGACGCGATCGTGGCGCACGGGGTCGCCAAAGGTCGCCTGAGTTCCGAAAGTATCGAGTTGCTGAACTCTTGGTTCACTGGAACCCAGCACAGGATGGCAACCTATCGGCCCGACGGTGAAGATGTCGCAGAGTTCGAGCAGATGCTTCTTCGGGAAGCGATAAATGCCTTGCTGTCGTGGGGTGGTACCGCTTGA
- a CDS encoding helix-turn-helix transcriptional regulator: protein MASSDGPEVRPATPADLIGFGELRALLGVARSRAHTISRDRDFPAPWYTGEKERLWLRVDIEAWMDRNRPGWRGDS from the coding sequence GTGGCCAGCAGCGACGGACCTGAGGTCAGACCGGCAACCCCCGCCGACCTGATCGGCTTCGGCGAGCTTCGCGCCCTGCTGGGCGTCGCGCGCTCGCGGGCGCACACCATCTCTCGCGACCGCGACTTCCCGGCACCCTGGTACACCGGCGAGAAGGAACGGCTGTGGCTCCGCGTCGACATCGAAGCGTGGATGGACCGGAACCGCCCCGGATGGCGCGGCGACTCGTGA